From Erigeron canadensis isolate Cc75 chromosome 5, C_canadensis_v1, whole genome shotgun sequence:
AGGATTAAAATAAACTTTTGCAATGCTCGACTCTTAAAATGTGCTCAACCTGTTTGACCTGTCTATTAACCGCTTCATAAATTTTAACCGTTAGGTGTAAAGCATAACACCAGTAGTCTCATTCATAAGCAAATGGGTGGGAATAGTCACATCTAGTGTGAAAGTCCTCAAATTTCTATGCAACAACATTAGTAATATCTGATGTTATTAAGATGCATTATTAACAAACCTGAAGGCGTTTCCCCAACTGGACTTCTACCTCTGTGCCAAAAGAAATATTGCTAGCTATCGATTTAAGGGGATCAACCGTTGGATCAACAGAAAGCAAGCTAGGAATCTGTGGCGCGTAAACAAGCCTCCATCTTGCATGTCCAAATTCACCCTTCCCTTCTATTCTTGGCATTAGTGTCTCAAGTGTCGCTGTTGCAAGCTTTTTAAATGCCAGTTGACCATCCCCTTCTAAGATAGATTCTGCAAGTTGACTCTCGAACACTCTAGCAGCCTtccaatacaaaaaaaatattcaaaaccATTAATAAGGTTTAGTAAACAAATTCAAACATGAACTAAGAGACTTGCAATGATTCATTATGGGTAATCCAACCACACATCAAAAAATACAAGCATACACCCCAAGATCTATTCTGTGCCATGAGCCATAATTTGACGGAACAAAAATGAGCCCATCTTTTTGTTATATACCATATGTACTTCCATTTACGCATATGTAAGAAAAATAAGTTGCGCGTGACTCACTTTTATCTATATTACATTAGTTCATTTTCAACTATTCCATATACCTTTTTAATCCAAACTGTAACTACATAATAAAAGCTTATCttagtttctttttctttttacttttctaATTTCAATGTATATGATCCGTAACTATGATAATGCTTTAGTAGTAGACGCTGTCATGCAACATCTTTTACTTTGCTGTGCTGTAGTAAATAAACAAAATGTGAACCTCAAATAATATATGCCAATAAACTAAACTTGCATTGACAACTTAAAAATCAGTACCTCAGAGGGTGAGAGAACGTCCTGTTCGACAGAACGTGTGGATGTGACGACCAAGTTGTCCTGCCATTTAGTTGCTCGACTTTGAATCCTGAACTGCCACTCTGACCCAACCAAAGCCAAGTCCAACATTGGATCTAATCCATAATCAGCCTCAAACTTGGCTGTATTCAGATGCTCTCGCTTCAGCCTCACCTGAACCAACACATAtaatattaacataaaaataacttatttagCAACCTGATTAAATTAAAGCCTTAGATAAAGGCACGACCCTAACCTGTGTTGCAACTAGGATCACATCACCATTCTCAAACGTTAAAACACCTTTGGGTTTTAATAACTTGGGGTGAGCAATACCATTCAATTCAAGCTCGCCACTAACAGCAAAGTTGAGAATAGGATAAACTATCCTCAACTCGGGACCAAGAACCAGCTTCAAGTTTGTCAGCCGAATATCTAGCTTCGGTTTGGTATTTACTTGTCCCGTTCCTTTTTTTACAACTTCAGCCTCTTTATCTGAAAACAACTAAAGGTTTTGAGTTGTCTTTCATTTTGTATAACAATAAGAAAGCTACAGGATACAGACCTGAAGGTTGCTGAGATGAAGTATTTATAGTAGCTGGTTTTAAATTTAAGAACCGTGAAACATATTTCGATGCAACTACTTGATTGTAATCCCCGCTTGGCATGCTTGAACTATCTGATATTTCTTGGTTGATAGCAGCAGCCCCTCCACCTTTTTCATGAGGTAGATAAGCTTCTCCGTGACTCAGCTTGATGTTCCCAGATATATTAGGTTGCAGAATCGAGCCTGTTATCTGCAGTTGAGTGTCCACCTGACCACTATGATTTGAACAAAGCCGCTCAGTTAAATGAGAGTGAAGGGGTATTGAACTTGTTTAACAAAAATTTCAAATCCCAAAACTAAAGAAGCTGACAACAAGATTTGTGCTTGGTCAATTTTATGGTATTATTTAATCTGGTTAATCGGAACACTTTCTAACCCACTTTGCTCTAATTTCACTTTTGGATGATAAGCCACATATACCCCAAAATATCCCCACaaggtatatatcaaaaaagGTGCCAACACATCATCTGCTACATCATTAATTTGTCCCAGCAACAAATAATTTTACCTTATATTGAAAGTTTTCACAAGATTTAAGGGTTTCAATAAAACTTACAAGATCTGATTGAAGCTTTTGTATTCTAGCTAAAGAAAAGGATGTTGCATGCAATAGGGATATGACTAGGAGTTAGTTTCCTCTATAACCAATTCCCACCAATGCAAATGCATTGACTAACTTCAATTTATCAGACAATATAAAAAGAATCACTTGATCATCATATACAAAATGAATCActttaaaaatcatattatataaCCATAGTTTGGTTGACCTAGTTAATTACTGTCGGTTCACTTAGTGTCCTTTTATATAATATCTTGATTCTTGTTTGTATCTAATACAAATAGAGGTCCTAACCTCGGTTAAAAACAATAGCAATTCTTACAAATCTGGGTAAAGGTTACCCTGGTTAACTTGACTTTAGCAATTATAACAAAATTGCACAAGGCACAATATCAGTTGTGCATTGTGATGCACCTATTCCAATTAAAAGCTTGATGACTTTAATATCTTGACACTCAAACCACAGTATTTAGATGAGTAGGAAAAGGTGAATACCTTAACGTATACTTCGCTCGAACTTCTAAGTTTTCACATTTTAAGTCAATTTTATCCGCAAGTGATGCTTCTGTTGTCCTCAGGGGTAGATTACCTTTTACCGATAGCTTCCCTTTTCTGCTAACCCTACTTTCCAAAGATCTGATGCATAACCTATTAGAATCCATGACAATTATACCCCCAAAGTTTGTTAGCGGTTTCCGAAGAATAGGCGAAGATATTGTTGCCCTGTGAAAAGACGCAGATCCGTCGAGCATTGGCTGCTCAACAGTACCTCTCACCTATTTATCCACACAAACACATACACTTGTTAAAGTCTACACGATATAAAATCAACAGAATAATCCTACCAGAAAGGGTTTAATTACCACAATCTTCAGTTCCCCAACAGCTATAGTCATAAATGATGTCACAACAATATGTTTCACCTCGCTTACATTTTTCATGCTAGAATGTTATTAGTTTTCTGCACGTAAGATTTCAGCTAACctttttgttagaatatttaaCTTGATGAATGGAGATGAACATTTGGTTAAGTTACCTATAGTCCATAGATATTAAATTGAACAACGTCCAATGGTAAATTGAAATTTTGGTAACACGAGGAGTTGTCAAGATGAAAGTAATTAGAAAGAAATAGATAAAACTAGAAATTAAAATTGGCATGGGCGATGGGTCAGAAAAAACGGGTAACACATACTTCTTTGGGTGTAGAAACGGGTTGGATAGGGTTGGCGCGGAATGCTTTTGGTCCAGCATATTTGACTTTCTTATAGGGAGTCAAATATGACTAAAAACTATATTATTTCAatcataatttaatattttcaataaaaaagatTTAGGAGGCTTTATGCAATAGAGTTACAGTTTGGgtgactttcaacccatttccTTTTAAAACAACAATTTTCTTCTTCTAACTTGCCCGATTGATCCGTTAGATGCATAACATATCTTAAACTGACCCATTTGTAAATATGTGTCAAGATTGGAATCCTAAAAGTAACTCATATAGAACTAAAAGACATCACCAACCTTAAGCATAACTTCAGCACTCCCATTGAGCCAGTTTGCATAAGGAGACAATGCAGTTAGCAACATCATGCCACCATCTTTAACATCAGCATCAACCCTAACTTCACCAGCATCTAACACATTCCAGTGCAAACCTTTAAGACTCTCTGCCAACTGAGTATCCCAACCTTCTTCATTCCAAGATGCTTTCTTGTCATTACTTTCATCTATAGATCCATTTTTCCCTTTAGCCCAACCGGGAGCCCAACTTGcttcacttttatctttttcaagATATTCTTCATCTTGAACTATATTCACAGGGACACTTCCTTGAATATGTACATGACCATTTTGTATGACGGGTTCACACTTTGCATTAAACAAAAAACGGCTAGTTGATGTCAAAGAAGCAACAATTTCAGCCCGTCCAAGGTCAATGCCGCCAATGGCACCATCAAGGAGTCTTACTTGGACATCACATTCAGGCTTGGCAAGACTTCCTCTTAGATCTCCTTCCATGTGAAGTATGCCTTTTATTGGAGCCAAAAGTTGTCTCAATGAATGAACAGCTTCATTGGCGGATGATTCTAGAACCTGCACGAGTGTAGGAACCAGACTAACCGGAAAATTAAGGACCGCAAAATGCAAATTAGTTTTTGGACCCAACAAAGTTCCATCAGCATGGATTGTGGCATTATCCCTTTGAATGAACATTTTCTCAAGGCGCAAACCATCATCGTTGCTGTATGCACCAGCCGCTAGGACACGCTGAGTCTTATAGGTTCCCCATTCCCATTCCTCCCCTTGGAAATCAAATTCTGCCTGAAAAGATATAAACAGATTATGACCCTTTTTTTTGGGGTGGGGGCGCTATCATCATACTCAGAAATCATTACATAAGTGTTAAAAATAACGTATAAATCCCACAACTAAGAAGTTTGATATAGCAAACAATATAACAAGCATTAAATTATTCTTCATAAATCAAAGATAAAAGTTAGAGGGAATCCAGGatcaaaatatgtttttaaagcACACCCAATATATAAATATGGCATTTAATTCGAGATAAATCAAAAAGATAAGAGGCTCTTTTTTTGTAAAGGGCGGCAGTCCATTCATATATAGTAAGGatcatttatagaaaaaaagatTTCAAAGAATTTCTTTCTTAAAATACAACCTATCTAAGAATTATACATGAATACAATTGCACCCTGGGGTGCTGTGGTTTAGTAATATACCATTGTGTCACCATTGCCTCCGCCACTTGCATCCAAAGATCCACGCCAACGACCTTTAAGCTCAGCTAAACCAGGAAGGCTCAAGTCTTCCAGAATAACTTCATCTGATGGATTAGAATGTCCACGTATTTCCTGCAAGTGTATGAACATCAATGCTAATAACTCAACAAAACCATATTATATGTATCAAACATCTTGATGTTAAGTAAGTTCATATGATCAATATCTTGGAACGGGTACGTATATTACACACATAGAatgtttttgattcttttttatttttggaacgTCATTACAATTACACACATAGTATTATCCTACTAACTATAGTTACGAGGTCCAAATGATCAGATATAGTAGTAGATTACTCATTCTAATTGCAAACAATTACCTCAAGAAGCCTATGGAGATTTTCGGCGTGAATCCCCACCGATTGTATGCTTTGCATAAATAGATCCTGCAAATCGGTTAACAATGCACAAAAATGTCTTCAGCAAAGAATGTAATACCACTATTCCTAGCAAAACTAATTTAGATATGCATTAACCAACTAGAGTAACAGCCTTTCCCTATATGAAAGAGATAAATCTCGGACACCAGAACGCATTAAAAAGTACATACATCAAACACGTTATTGTAGAATTTCAGATAAAtgccgggggggggggggacccaCCATCGCCACTAGGTTGGTAAGATGATCGAGTTGGCTAACAGATTGGAAACAAGTCGAGTAGCGTTGACACAAAAACAATATTTCAAAGCTATTGTCCAATTTAGTATTTTACATTGTCCCAAATAATAGTCCACCGGTCACTGAGAGAGAGAGAGCTGCCTCTCAAATGCAGGTTGAAAATTTATATTCCATCAGTATTTCCTATATCTTCGAAAGAAGTATTATCAGTGCCACCCGTTCAGAAGTAATGTGTTATGCATATTTAACATCATTagaatatatagaaaataacCTTTGATCTAAACTGTAGAGCTGGATCAGTACTTCGAGAAACAAGCCTAGCAAGTGGAAGCATCTCAGCAATTTCAGCACGAGGAACCTCGAGCCTCATTCTCCATCGACCCATAGAAGATATGACACTCCCAAGATGACCAGCCATCGCTCTTCTTAGTAAGTTgcctctttctttttttccatCTCGTGAACCAGGCAATACATATTCACCTTGAAGCTCATACTGGCTATTGGTTTGTTCCAAAACAGCCTTTTCAACAGTGATCTACACATTTCAATATAGTCCAAAGGTCAGACGCATAAAATAGCAACCTACTTTTACCTTCTTACCATTCATATAAACGCACTGCTCTTACTATACTATTACCAAACATTGCGATCTAGTTTCAACGTTCTTTTACCAGCCATAGCAACCAATGGCCAGTTAAGTTGAGTTGAACAGACTCACAGACAGAACAGGTTACCCGTAAAAGGTGGTGGTGAATTGTCCAACTTCTGTTATATTGGAGACGtgaattttaattaagtttcaatacttcaatttattttttaaccagTCATTTAAACTTCATTTTAGTTATAACATTTCCAAGAACACAAACAAGATACAAGCACACTAAGGATTAAGGACACACTACAACACCATGAACCACAGAAAGAAGAAGCTGCCAGTATAAGAAAGGTTGGTACTTCCATTTGTATACTTTTTTGAGAAACATGAGAGTATTATATAGCACGAAATTGAAACATCTTATTTACGAAAAAAAATTATCAGGTCATAGTACTAACAACATCACCGCTCCACCTAGCAGCCACGTCCAGAGCTTCTCCTAACACACCACTGAATTTTGGACGGAGCAGAGATAAAATCCCATGACCTCTTCTTTTCTGAAAATTTAGTTGCAGTTCTGCCTGCAACAAATATAACTATAAGGATAAGGAAACATAGAAAGGATTTAAGCTGCCAATGTATGCATGTTTGCTGATTTCCAACAATTTTACATTGTTACCTAATTTGTGTTGTCTATAAATGTGTAACTGTAACTGTACAAGTGCATGTACATGgtaatggtatgaaaataaagagtaaaataaaaaaaatatatagcttACCCTTTGTAGTGTTCCTCTTAGTGAAGCCAGCTCCAGTTCATCAAGTGGTAAATGCCGAACCTACATAACACACAGTAGACCAATTAGGCAGTTACACATTTGAACCAAATGTAAAGTTAGAATACAGCAGGACCTTTTATCTCTAGCTATGCTAGTCGACTAAAAAAGTATTTAATACATCTATGTTTCCAATGCATTTCAGATTTCATCAAAGGTCTTGGTTTTAAATTCACTAGGCGCAAAAAAGCAACAGGGTCCATTCCAAAGCGCAAACCACAAAAGAGGCGAGATTTTCATAAGTGAGGCGCGCactttttcaacaaaaattaTACATTAGTTACATggtatttataagttataacacaaaaaaatactaaaacacCATCATATAACACCCTTTTAAGTAGCAAAAACACCTTTAAAAAGCAGAAACACCTTTAAGGAGCAAAACAAGCCTGGTATTCTAAATTATTGGCAAAAATTCATAAGCAAAACAAAAGGAGCAACTAAATCAGCACAAAGCGACATGACCTGTGCCTTAGGTCGCCTGGCGCTTAGGCGCGCTTCTTAAAATCAAGGGACATGtcaataatttagttatacgtAAGAGTTTAAGTTGTCACTCGGATATAAGTCCCGAAATTACCATCACTGGTGAttcaaatataaaagaaatgacgAACAGAAGAGCAAGTACCTCTAGGTTGGCCGACTGAAAAGGCTGATAGCAAACGTTGGCCCTTAACTGCCCTTTTTGAAGAGAAAAGGACATCATGTTACCAGTTATGTTGTCCTCAGAGATAGATGGCAGTGGCCCGATAACTTCCACTGCAAGACTTTCATCTGGCCTACCAGTTGCATCCAACTGCAACATGAATCATTAATCAATAATGACAGCTTATAGAGGCCGTTTAAATGAGGCACTCACAATCTATTAATAATATACTGAattgggaaaaaaaatttgaggGTATTATTTTAACAGTATAGCaacaaatagatatatataccaTATAATTGAGAAGAGAATGGCTATTATGTAGCCCACTACCAGCTGGCAGCAGTTATACAGTAGGCTTCGGTTGGATTTACAATCTTGGACTTATCAAGACAAATATCTCTCCTTATATCCGGTGTTACAATTTGTTCAGCAAGTATTATACAAGGAAATTAATCATGGTTTTATTGGTTCATTGTTATCATGTAAATCTGAAATAATATCTGTGCTTCTAACTCAACTAAGAGTAGCTAAGATGCTATTTTTATGCCTATTTGGAGGCCTTGTGTGCAAAGCAGCAATTTAAGGTGACAAGATAGACAGTTGGGCAGGTTAATTACAGTTCCTTCTTAGTATGCACACGCCTCCTATCCTCTTTCTAAAACGTTTACAAATATCTATGCATTATTTTGAACATGAAAGTAATATTTAATAATCTAACTCATTTACTAATTTGAGCCTTTCAATCTGTTAGACACATCTGACATATGAGCACGAATTTAAAACTCATACATACCTTAATACACGCAGGCGAGATGTGAAGTACTCCAGCTAGCTGGGGCGCAAGCAATAACTGATTTAGTTTAAGACCTGTGATTGAAACATCACCAGCAAGAATCTTTGACTCCTCAGTATCTTGTTCATCTACAATGGTAGTAGGCTTAACAACTTTTCCTTGAAACCTGATCCGGCCAGTTGCTTTTAGATGAATCGGACGTAGAGAATCAAATGCATACGAGGAAACCACGTTGAAAAACTCAAAACCGCGCATGCGTAGATCCAATTCTACTCCCTCTACAATCACAGGCATGGCAGGTCTTACATCGAACTCTTCCTTATTTATCCAGCTTTCATCTGGATATGAGGTTTGAACCTTTGTAAGTAATTCAAAAGCAATGGATGAAGAACTAATGGTGATGAATTCATGTGATATAATCATATCGCCTCGGGCATCTCCAAATGACCCTTCAGCTTTTGGCGCTGTCCACTTGATGTCGAATCTCCTAAAATTATTAAAGAAGACAAAAACATAATGGAACACCTATCAGACGGCATAGACATTAGAAACTACGTTACTCATCACGGATATAGTAAACAAAGCTTTCAAATTACTGTCCACGAAACAGATATAGTAAACAAAGCTTTCAAATTAAATTGTTTTCTTGAGTGACTGTCCACGAAAAAATTATCTTAGATATCAGCAGATGCGCTTGAAGCCTTACGGTTTGAGCAATGAGCCCGAGAGTTTTGTTTCTCCATTCAAATCCCCTAATTTAAAGGGTACAAGATGATTATAACCAGGAATATATTGATCCATTATTTTATCAAAGCATAAACTCCCAGAAAAATTGACGTCCATTGCTGTGTCATCAACCTCCCCCTGAAAGGTTAGAAAACGCAAACAGATTCCGAATCAGACTAAGGAACCACAAAACTTCGTGGAAAGCGTCAAATGAAAACTTAAACTTCTTTGAAAGACAATAGCAGACTTCAAATGTGCAGCCAGAAACGATTGGAGAGAAACATTATTAATACATAGGGAATACACCTAACCATCTCCAAGGTGGTCTGGTGGTTAGGTATCCTGAAAAGCTCAGAAGAGACCCTGGTTCAAACCTCAATAGGTAAACATCTTGAAATGGCCAAGGAAAAAGTCTGTAAAATACACGGAATACGGCTAAGCCGCTTACATCAGAGCCATAGGCTCGACTTTCACTGGGTAGCCTGTACAGGACCATCTCCGTATATCCCTTCTTATGTAGggaaaaaacatacatatatataccaatataaCAGATATCTCTAAAGCCCGCACCTCTAAACTTTCCCTACTAAAACATTTACATATTAACAATCCTAAGGAACAAATTGTTCCGGACAATGTGAATATAATTAACATGAAATTCATCCACAAAGTCTTTCAAATATGggatgtataaaataaattattatcaaCAATTAAACGATCCAGCACTGTGGTTTCTGGAAACATGACTTAATATGATGATTATTTCCTGCCCGTAACATTCCAGGGAAAAGACGCAACAAAATCACTCCTCTCAATATATGCAAAGCTAGAGATAAACATATAGATCTAGTGGAGTCAAGTAACAATTATGAAAAAAGCACAGGTACGTACCTCTGGACAAATCCATGCATTCCCCGCCCCGCGAATCTCACCACCATCGACAAGACTTGCTCTGATTCCATATAAATCTGCAACCTGCCATATTTTGTTTCCAGTAAAGACAAATTTGAATCCGATACTTTATAAGTTTCTTGCAAGAAACAACCGAGTATAAGTAAACGTACACAATTATCAGTATTGAATGTAAAATTGGCTGATACATAAGAGAGTGGAACTCTGTCAAATGCTGCCACTGCACCAGCCTCTTTATTTTTCATGATTGCCTCATATGCAGCTGATGTAGGAACATCAGCAACCGAATTAGACATCTTTCTTGAGACAAGTCCACTACCCACAAATACAGGAGCATCCAAAGGGCCTTGACAATTGAAAACAGCTGTTACAGACCCTGCCAACTGCAACAACAGACATAAAGAGCAAGTCATAAACATTATTCTTTTCATCCATGTGTGCAGCACAATTTTGACCTCCGCAAATCTTTTTATTCCTTGTTACTTTAACAAAACTAGTTTAAAGCAGAGGTTCTAGCTGAGTTGacaaaaacatttatttaaaatagcTTGACTAcctaattaaagaaaatgaagtaAAGAAACACATATACCGGAAACAGCAAAGGTTTCATTTTGAAACTTTTCATGAGAGCATTTACTTCCACAGAAGGGACCTGGAGAGGAACACTCACATTAAACATATAAGTAAATAGTATTGACTGCCTTCAAAACAAGCATAAAGGTACAGATATATTTATGCACACAAGTAAATATAATTTATGCACAAGACACACAACTGTAACTAACTCTGTACAAAAGCTCCACGTGAATCATGCTGGCATAATTTTCCAAATTAGAATGAAGTTTGACTTGGATAATGAATCCTAACTACTCtcaaattaatttgattattgtCATATCGCTGAACACCGAACTTCACAAATCACACCTTACAACTTCCAAGAACATACTTTTGCCAGCATCGATTGTACATAATTCGGAAAGAAACTAGAATGATGTAACATGTAGTAAGTTCTTAACAACATAAACCAAGAAAAGTGCATATTACTGATTAAGAGACATAGGGAGCAAAGATGGTGGCTAAGACGCTGGTTTCAAACCTAGGCAAAGATGCCCCTACTTATTAACTGATTTAGCAAATATTTTTGTCGCACTCATTCAGCCTATCCAATGGTGTGTAGCTCAGTTGTTAATGGGTGGGAGCATCTTTGCTGCAAATAGCACAAGGTCTCGGATTAAAGCCTAGGCACCCCCATAGCCAAAACCACTAAGTAAGTTAGGTACCAACCCCCCACCCCCCCACATAATGGATACCATGAGAATATATTCTTAATTAGCTTTTACAATCCGTAGAAAATCTAATAATGAGGGTTCAAGTAAGGTGAGAATAACCTGACACATAAGGTGGAATTCTCCTTCCTCTGGTTCAATTCCAAAATCTCCCGAGGCTTCTAGCGGAACCTTGCCAAACCAACCACTAGCATTGTGTAGAAATAGACGTTGAGCCCGGAAACATAAGCTTGCAGATACATCctacaaaagaaaaattatcTCCATTTGTCcaggatatattattttaatcacTGAAGTGAAGTTGGTACATACAGAAAATGATGACGGAGCATCAGATATCTGAAAAGTCAACCCCGTCACGTCAAGCTGCCCATGGAGATTGGGGAAACTTTCTCCTTGGGACATGCATATGTGAACCTGAAACATTAATAGAAACCCTTATCATCCAAAAAAGAATAGCAACACAGAAAAATAGAGCATACcagaaataatatataatttcgATCACTTGTGCCATATACATAATTAAGGTGAGCACCAAGTATTAAGCAACAATGAAATTTGAATAAAAGGAAGATAAACTAGTTGAAACATGGAATATCAAGAGAATCACCTCACCGCTGGCTCTTCCTTCATAAAATGCAATAGGAATTTCTAAAATTCTTTCAAAGAGCTGCAAAAAAAGACCAGGCAATCACAGAAACCTTACAAGTTGGTTGAATGATATAGATGATTTACTGTAATTGCATggtcaaagaaaaataatgtGGAACAGAAATGACAACTGAGAAGATTGGGTAACACGTCCAAACAAGCACTTTTAATGCATGCCAAAACAGGTAGGGTCGGGTTGAAGTGACCGGAAACCTTTTTATCCAGATTCTATATAACAATTAGTGTTTCCAATATGGATACAAGATATATTTGATTCCAAAAAGAATCTAAATTGTTGAATTACATGATTTAGAAGATTTTATGCATGAAAAGAAAACTGAGTGATGTCTGAAATAAAAATAACCTGAATGGACTCATCACCCATGCATTTGTAATGAgacaaaaattttgttttaaataccggtaaataccggccggtattaccggtaccggagaccacgccggtattttaagtccggtattttcactattcaataccggccggtattcccggtatttccggtattcccggtattttccggtattaccataccggtatttccggtattttcaaaaaataaattttgatttttttaaaaaattatttttatgatactttaatgttattttttgttatttgtgaactttagaacctatattttgttatgaaatacatatttggtattatttttgagtaaattataattgcattttgactatttttgttaaattgtaacaagttttgtaggatttttacacaaaaaatataataaattaaaaatagtcataccggccggtatttccggtattaccgataataccggtaataccggaaaatttttccacgccggtataactaaaataccggtttttaaaacattggacAAAATTACCTCTAAAATAGTTTGGAACCATTTCAATACACGTGTATTGAACAGTACTAGTTATACCTTACCGGAGCAAAGAGATTCACAACTTTAAGATTGGCGTGCCACTTCTGTTCCGCTATATCCACAAAAACATCTGTAGACAACCAGCCACCATCTTCAGATGTTACATCCGATCTCCACATCTTACAATTACCACTCAATTGTACATGCACACGGCTGTAATTATCTTGGAACTTAACATGTCCACTTGCATTCTCCATTTCTCTGTCAATATGAGAAACCACATAAGCTTAATACGCTATGTATGTTTCATCTTAAAAACATGATCTCCTAGAGTACATGTAGTCAAAAACAGTAGTGTGTATAGTTTCAAAGATTATATAGCTTCTAACTGATGATTATACTCCACAAAGCTACACTTCAGGAGAAACATCAGTAGTCTAAAAACAGCAGGAGGTGCAAGAATAGTCAAATGAACAAATAAATAGAATACAATCCTTTCATATTACATTTTGTGCCACATTGACGATAGAAACGAGCAATTAGATATTTACACCAAGTTACTGGCATCCAATCATAAATTGCTAGACAGAATAGTTTTCGAGGTACGACTGTTTTACGAAGCATTAGATATAATGGAATCCCAAAGTAATGGTCCATTGCATTGAAATTAATGAAATGGTCCATTGCATTGAAATTTTTGAACA
This genomic window contains:
- the LOC122598854 gene encoding protein TIC236, chloroplastic — translated: MSTRLHNPFIGVSFQSSFKPKNTEFGKSPRKACYKFVPRAKKNDWISHGIRFSQSCGENVEILWKNIGLRSGFVVKSVKEPFTRNKSTLVRSLSTVWEEGLLVFRCSVFFAVISGVCLLLWYGQLKAKTLVESKLLPSVCAALSDYIQRDLHFGKVRRISPLSITLESCSIGPHREEFSCGDVPTLKLRVHPFASLKRGKIVIDAVLSNPTLLVAQKRDYTWLGIPFSDGVVQKHLSTEEGIDYRTKTRRIAREQTAARMDRDRDDAAREAAKMGYIVSYKGSNEMEGIDVVKKSSVNSSGSSTSELVFSVDEKFRWQDHHCMDAGVEYDMKHADLEKSFGVNIPIAGVKFWSRIMSGPLKRERRKVNGRDMFASGISAKRRILEHSASAVHAYFMDHSLADKKDNHIEELDARVDSDDHKIENASPSLVASEVSELERNEDLGRKFPLEDKTMDTKQQLSPSSQGSTYKDERGMGDLWSSLIAGPIQRMKSQVVPKVEGIAGEFVEAVNGEKAAGVEKTVPITLDSVHFKGGTLLLLAYGDNEPREMENASGHVKFQDNYSRVHVQLSGNCKMWRSDVTSEDGGWLSTDVFVDIAEQKWHANLKVVNLFAPLFERILEIPIAFYEGRASGEVHICMSQGESFPNLHGQLDVTGLTFQISDAPSSFSDVSASLCFRAQRLFLHNASGWFGKVPLEASGDFGIEPEEGEFHLMCQVPSVEVNALMKSFKMKPLLFPLAGSVTAVFNCQGPLDAPVFVGSGLVSRKMSNSVADVPTSAAYEAIMKNKEAGAVAAFDRVPLSYVSANFTFNTDNCVADLYGIRASLVDGGEIRGAGNAWICPEGEVDDTAMDVNFSGSLCFDKIMDQYIPGYNHLVPFKLGDLNGETKLSGSLLKPRFDIKWTAPKAEGSFGDARGDMIISHEFITISSSSIAFELLTKVQTSYPDESWINKEEFDVRPAMPVIVEGVELDLRMRGFEFFNVVSSYAFDSLRPIHLKATGRIRFQGKVVKPTTIVDEQDTEESKILAGDVSITGLKLNQLLLAPQLAGVLHISPACIKLDATGRPDESLAVEVIGPLPSISEDNITGNMMSFSLQKGQLRANVCYQPFQSANLEVRHLPLDELELASLRGTLQRAELQLNFQKRRGHGILSLLRPKFSGVLGEALDVAARWSGDVITVEKAVLEQTNSQYELQGEYVLPGSRDGKKERGNLLRRAMAGHLGSVISSMGRWRMRLEVPRAEIAEMLPLARLVSRSTDPALQFRSKDLFMQSIQSVGIHAENLHRLLEEIRGHSNPSDEVILEDLSLPGLAELKGRWRGSLDASGGGNGDTMAEFDFQGEEWEWGTYKTQRVLAAGAYSNDDGLRLEKMFIQRDNATIHADGTLLGPKTNLHFAVLNFPVSLVPTLVQVLESSANEAVHSLRQLLAPIKGILHMEGDLRGSLAKPECDVQVRLLDGAIGGIDLGRAEIVASLTSTSRFLFNAKCEPVIQNGHVHIQGSVPVNIVQDEEYLEKDKSEASWAPGWAKGKNGSIDESNDKKASWNEEGWDTQLAESLKGLHWNVLDAGEVRVDADVKDGGMMLLTALSPYANWLNGSAEVMLKVRGTVEQPMLDGSASFHRATISSPILRKPLTNFGGIIVMDSNRLCIRSLESRVSRKGKLSVKGNLPLRTTEASLADKIDLKCENLEVRAKYTLSGQVDTQLQITGSILQPNISGNIKLSHGEAYLPHEKGGGAAAINQEISDSSSMPSGDYNQVVASKYVSRFLNLKPATINTSSQQPSDKEAEVVKKGTGQVNTKPKLDIRLTNLKLVLGPELRIVYPILNFAVSGELELNGIAHPKLLKPKGVLTFENGDVILVATQVRLKREHLNTAKFEADYGLDPMLDLALVGSEWQFRIQSRATKWQDNLVVTSTRSVEQDVLSPSEAARVFESQLAESILEGDGQLAFKKLATATLETLMPRIEGKGEFGHARWRLVYAPQIPSLLSVDPTVDPLKSIASNISFGTEVEVQLGKRLQASVVRQMKDSEMAMQWTLIYQLTSRLRLLLQSAPYKRMLFEYSTTSQD